One segment of Gemmatimonadota bacterium DNA contains the following:
- a CDS encoding carbon-nitrogen hydrolase — protein MSTSLPAQVTLGLVQMRMTADPEHNVATAVERIRDAAARGAQVICLPELFRSPYFCQTEDHGCFQLAEPIPGPSTARLGGLAKELGVVLIASLFEKRAEGLYHNTTAVLDADGSYLGKYRKMHIPDDPNFYEKFYFTPGDLGYRSWDTKFVKAGVLICWDQWYPEAARLTALTGAQLLFYPTAIGWLVPEKAEYGAAQQASWETIQRSHAIANGVFVASVNRVGHEPGPNEGIEFWGGSFVCAPNGEILAKAGTGEETLIVPIDTRKVDFARTHWPFLRDRRVESYGDLTRRYID, from the coding sequence ATGTCGACTTCCCTTCCCGCCCAGGTGACCCTCGGCCTGGTGCAGATGCGCATGACCGCCGACCCGGAGCACAACGTCGCCACGGCGGTGGAGCGCATCCGCGACGCCGCCGCCCGCGGGGCCCAGGTCATCTGCCTCCCCGAGCTCTTCCGCAGCCCCTACTTCTGCCAGACCGAGGACCACGGCTGCTTCCAGCTCGCGGAGCCGATCCCGGGACCCAGCACCGCCCGGCTGGGCGGGCTCGCGAAGGAGCTCGGCGTGGTGCTCATCGCGTCGCTGTTCGAGAAGCGGGCCGAAGGGCTGTACCACAACACCACCGCGGTGCTCGACGCCGACGGCAGCTACCTCGGCAAGTACCGCAAGATGCACATCCCCGACGACCCGAACTTCTACGAGAAGTTCTACTTCACCCCCGGCGACCTCGGCTACCGCTCCTGGGACACGAAGTTCGTCAAGGCGGGGGTGCTCATCTGCTGGGACCAGTGGTACCCCGAGGCGGCACGGCTCACCGCGCTCACCGGGGCCCAGCTGCTGTTCTACCCGACGGCCATCGGGTGGCTGGTGCCCGAGAAGGCCGAGTACGGCGCCGCGCAGCAGGCCTCGTGGGAGACGATCCAGCGCAGCCACGCCATCGCCAACGGCGTCTTCGTGGCGTCGGTGAACCGGGTGGGGCACGAGCCGGGGCCCAACGAGGGGATCGAGTTCTGGGGGGGGAGCTTCGTCTGCGCGCCCAATGGCGAGATCCTCGCCAAAGCGGGCACCGGCGAGGAGACGCTGATCGTGCCGATCGACACCCGGAAGGTGGACTTCGCCCGGACCCACTGGCCCTTCCTGCGGGACCGCCGGGTGGAGTCCTACGGCGACCTCACCCGGCGCTACATCGACTAG
- a CDS encoding agmatine deiminase family protein: protein MSHPLPASQGFRMPAEWAPHRGTWLSWPHRESSWPDHFESVPGVFVELVRHLVPQEEVHINVTGPEMAADVTRRLAAAAVAVVDLPPGTEPPRGAGKGTAYLHHHPTNDAWCRDHGPCFILRETASGRREQAVVDWGYNAWGGKYPPFDSDDVIPTRIAERFRLRVYHPGIVMEGGSLDVNGKGTLLTTESCLLNPNRNPGLSREQIEQRLRDFLGVTRILWLGEGIAGDDTDGHVDDLTRFVDETTVVTVVEEDPRDENFAPLRDNLERLRRMSDQDGRPLRVVTLPMPPAMHVDGQRLPASYANFYIANGIVLLPAYHPPTDAIAREALQRCFPSRRVVLLDSTALAWGLGSFHCVTQQWPAA from the coding sequence ATGTCCCACCCGCTCCCCGCATCCCAGGGCTTCCGCATGCCGGCCGAGTGGGCCCCACACCGGGGCACCTGGCTCAGCTGGCCCCATCGGGAATCCTCCTGGCCCGACCACTTCGAATCCGTCCCGGGCGTGTTCGTGGAGCTGGTCCGCCACCTGGTGCCGCAGGAGGAGGTCCACATCAACGTCACCGGTCCGGAGATGGCCGCCGACGTGACCCGCCGCCTGGCCGCGGCCGCGGTTGCCGTCGTGGATCTCCCGCCGGGGACGGAGCCGCCGCGCGGCGCCGGCAAGGGGACCGCCTACCTGCACCACCACCCGACCAACGATGCCTGGTGCCGGGACCACGGCCCCTGCTTCATCCTGCGGGAGACGGCCTCGGGCCGGCGGGAGCAGGCGGTGGTGGACTGGGGCTACAACGCGTGGGGGGGGAAGTACCCGCCATTCGACAGCGATGACGTCATCCCTACCCGAATCGCGGAGCGGTTCCGGCTGCGGGTGTACCACCCGGGCATCGTGATGGAAGGCGGCAGCCTGGACGTCAACGGCAAGGGCACGCTGCTCACCACCGAGAGCTGCCTGCTCAACCCCAACCGGAATCCGGGACTCTCGCGGGAGCAGATCGAGCAGCGGCTGCGCGACTTCCTGGGGGTCACCAGGATCCTCTGGCTGGGCGAGGGCATCGCGGGGGATGACACCGACGGGCACGTCGACGACCTCACCCGCTTCGTGGACGAGACCACCGTGGTCACCGTGGTGGAGGAGGACCCGCGCGACGAGAACTTCGCCCCGCTGCGGGACAACCTGGAGCGGCTCCGGCGCATGAGCGACCAGGACGGCCGCCCGCTGCGGGTGGTGACCCTGCCCATGCCGCCGGCCATGCACGTCGACGGCCAGCGGCTGCCGGCGAGCTACGCCAACTTCTACATCGCCAACGGCATCGTGCTGCTGCCGGCCTACCACCCGCCGACCGATGCCATTGCCCGCGAGGCGCTGCAGCGCTGCTTTCCCTCCCGGCGCGTGGTGCTGCTCGACTCGACCGCCCTGGCCTGGGGCCTCGGCAGCTTCCATTGCGTCACCCAGCAGTGGCCGGCGGCCTGA
- a CDS encoding SCP2 sterol-binding domain-containing protein, whose amino-acid sequence MTVPIFSDDWARACSEALNQNAAYRAAAATWEGAVLLRMLAEAPGAPERLVFLDLWHGECRAAHGAVAADEAPARYVLTGTPAAWRQVLTGATPPLLAIMTGRLKLTKGALADLLPFVNAAKELVSTAAAIPAEFPVDA is encoded by the coding sequence ATGACCGTTCCCATCTTCTCCGACGACTGGGCCCGGGCCTGCAGCGAGGCGCTCAACCAGAACGCGGCGTACCGCGCCGCCGCAGCCACCTGGGAAGGGGCGGTGCTGCTCCGGATGCTCGCCGAGGCGCCCGGGGCCCCGGAACGGCTCGTCTTCCTCGACCTGTGGCATGGGGAGTGTCGCGCGGCCCACGGCGCGGTGGCGGCCGACGAGGCGCCGGCGCGCTACGTGCTCACCGGGACCCCGGCCGCCTGGCGCCAGGTGCTCACCGGGGCCACGCCGCCGCTGCTGGCGATCATGACCGGCAGGCTCAAGCTCACCAAGGGCGCGCTGGCCGACCTGCTGCCCTTCGTCAACGCCGCCAAGGAGCTGGTGAGCACCGCCGCCGCCATCCCGGCCGAGTTCCCCGTGGACGCCTGA
- a CDS encoding response regulator codes for MTPPLPRVLCVDDERHVLEGLGRVLRREFEIVPAVGGAAAVALLQGDHGFDVVLSDMRMPGVDGIAVLGAARRLVPDATRVLLTGHADLRSAIAAVNEGQIFRFLTKPCPPEVLGAALGQAVAQHRLVVSERELLERTLKGSVQALLDVLGLANPVALGRAARARRLIGALATLIGFRDRWQMEMAAMLSQVGAIALPAATAERLAAGARLSPEEEAQVADMPAVALRLIAEIPRLDEIRAILGHVHLRYAGGTAEPLVRGDDIPLGARMLAVVLAYDRLTSGGHAAAEALARLQAHQGWYDPAMLADLATVTGAEAGREILELRLQDVKLGMIFVDDVRTAEGTLLVARGQEVTPGLLGRVENYWSALELPAPVRVTQPEATAPRG; via the coding sequence ATGACGCCCCCGCTGCCGCGCGTGCTATGCGTGGACGATGAGCGGCACGTGCTCGAGGGCCTGGGCCGGGTGCTGCGCCGCGAGTTCGAGATCGTGCCCGCAGTGGGGGGCGCCGCGGCGGTGGCGCTGCTCCAGGGCGACCACGGCTTTGACGTGGTGCTGAGCGACATGCGGATGCCGGGCGTGGACGGGATCGCCGTCCTGGGTGCCGCGCGCCGCCTGGTGCCCGACGCCACCCGGGTGCTCCTCACCGGCCACGCCGACCTCCGCTCGGCCATCGCCGCGGTGAACGAGGGCCAGATCTTCCGCTTCCTCACCAAGCCCTGCCCGCCGGAAGTGCTCGGCGCCGCCCTGGGCCAGGCGGTGGCGCAGCACCGGCTGGTGGTCTCGGAGCGGGAGCTCCTGGAGCGCACCCTCAAGGGCAGCGTGCAGGCGCTGCTCGATGTCCTCGGCCTCGCCAATCCGGTGGCGCTCGGGCGGGCGGCGCGGGCGCGGCGGCTCATCGGCGCGCTCGCCACGCTGATCGGCTTCCGCGACCGCTGGCAGATGGAGATGGCGGCGATGCTCTCGCAGGTGGGCGCCATCGCCCTGCCCGCCGCCACGGCCGAGCGGCTCGCCGCCGGCGCCCGCCTCTCCCCCGAGGAGGAAGCCCAGGTGGCCGACATGCCGGCGGTGGCGCTGCGGCTCATCGCCGAGATCCCGCGGCTCGACGAGATCCGCGCCATCCTGGGACACGTGCACCTGCGCTACGCCGGCGGGACGGCCGAGCCACTGGTCCGCGGTGACGACATCCCGCTCGGCGCGCGGATGCTGGCCGTGGTCCTCGCGTACGACCGACTCACGTCGGGCGGCCACGCGGCGGCGGAGGCCCTGGCCCGGTTGCAGGCGCACCAGGGCTGGTACGACCCCGCGATGCTTGCCGACCTCGCCACCGTGACCGGCGCGGAGGCCGGGCGCGAGATCCTCGAGCTGCGGCTCCAGGACGTGAAGCTGGGGATGATCTTCGTGGACGACGTGCGGACCGCGGAGGGGACCCTGCTGGTGGCGCGCGGGCAGGAGGTGACGCCGGGGCTGCTCGGGCGGGTGGAGAACTACTGGTCCGCGCTCGAGTTGCCGGCCCCGGTGCGGGTCACCCAGCCCGAGGCGACGGCGCCCCGCGGCTGA
- a CDS encoding HDOD domain-containing protein: MMRRILFVDDEPRILEGLRRMLHGERGHWDLRFAGSGAAALAELAREPADVVVTDMRMPGMDGAELLARVATVAPDAIRIVLSGQTDDLASTRTVPVAHQFLTKPCQAQVLREVVERACALRELLASPGLRRLIGTVDTLPSVPAIWHELGRVLSDPASSVGQLAEIIEQDAGLSARVLHLVNSAFFGQRRQVTSVAQATSLLGTGLIRSLALAQHVFSTGFTATAVGCTVEAEQAHGLAVARLARALPGDAALAETAFSAGLLHDVGKLILATRLPQAFADDLRQSRALQVPLHDIELRRAGVTHAEVGAYLLGLWGLPHPVLEAVAHHHRPGRVIPGDRRVVLAVHVADALIHERDEGAGRAAARLDLEVLAHAGWSRRLDEWRARAEELEADG; encoded by the coding sequence ATGATGCGCCGCATCCTGTTCGTCGACGATGAGCCGCGGATCCTGGAGGGGCTCCGGCGCATGCTGCACGGCGAGCGCGGCCACTGGGACCTGCGCTTCGCGGGCAGCGGCGCGGCCGCCCTGGCCGAGCTGGCCCGCGAGCCGGCCGACGTCGTCGTCACCGACATGCGCATGCCCGGGATGGACGGGGCCGAGCTGCTGGCCCGGGTGGCGACGGTCGCTCCCGACGCGATCCGCATCGTGCTGTCCGGGCAGACCGACGACCTCGCCAGCACCCGCACCGTGCCGGTGGCCCACCAGTTCCTGACCAAGCCGTGCCAGGCCCAGGTGCTCCGCGAGGTCGTGGAGCGCGCCTGCGCCCTGCGCGAACTCCTCGCCAGTCCCGGGCTCCGGCGGCTCATCGGAACCGTCGACACCCTGCCCTCGGTGCCGGCCATCTGGCACGAACTCGGCCGGGTGCTGAGCGATCCGGCGTCCAGCGTGGGGCAGCTCGCCGAGATCATCGAGCAGGACGCCGGGCTCTCGGCCCGGGTGCTGCACCTGGTCAACTCCGCCTTCTTCGGCCAGCGGCGCCAGGTCACCAGCGTGGCCCAGGCCACCTCCCTGCTCGGCACCGGGCTCATCCGGTCGCTCGCCCTCGCCCAGCACGTCTTCTCCACCGGGTTCACGGCGACGGCCGTCGGCTGCACGGTGGAGGCGGAACAGGCGCATGGGCTGGCGGTGGCGCGGCTGGCCCGGGCGCTGCCGGGCGATGCCGCCCTGGCCGAGACGGCCTTCTCCGCCGGGCTGCTGCACGACGTGGGCAAGCTCATCCTCGCCACGCGCCTGCCCCAGGCCTTCGCGGATGACCTGCGGCAGAGCCGGGCGCTGCAGGTGCCGCTGCATGACATCGAGCTCCGCCGTGCGGGCGTGACCCATGCCGAGGTCGGTGCGTACCTGCTTGGCCTCTGGGGGCTGCCGCACCCGGTCCTCGAGGCGGTGGCGCATCACCACCGGCCCGGTCGGGTGATCCCCGGCGACCGGCGCGTGGTGCTCGCGGTGCACGTGGCGGATGCCCTGATCCACGAGCGCGACGAGGGCGCCGGGCGGGCCGCGGCCCGGCTGGACCTCGAGGTCCTCGCCCACGCCGGCTGGTCGCGGCGGCTCGACGAGTGGCGGGCCCGCGCGGAAGAGCTGGAGGCCGACGGATGA
- a CDS encoding PAS domain-containing protein, with protein MAVGEQAPDTGPAVAERHGPGDPLCATDLLRLLADSLPAAVFVKDLQGRYRLVNRAAAAASHRSAAEMIGSTDEELFPTAVATRLRAYDAETLRAARTETVEETVAAEGGMVRHLVTKIPCRDAAGGLAGLLCIARDITVRGTAPGPARPETARLTGIIDLQQAVLTAGLEPDEVMQRIADSARDLLAASGAAVLMEDAGDLVFRSTSGIATRVQGMRVPVAGSLAGDTLAHGLPARSDDTEADARVHRATTRTLGSRSILTVPLRDGRRSIGVLTVMHLDPAAFSDADEQALLLIGGMLSAALARALSFDANRRLLEERTATLSALRGSEERLQSAMRAARIGVWDWDLQRQEITWLGEHASLFGFGPGEFDGGYETFMARVHPEDRAGLDRAITAAITGLTEYTHSFRVVWGDGTVRWLTGRGQVHGDADGTPTRMVGAVTDITARRALEHQVLQAQKIEAIGQLAAGIAHEINTPTQYVGDNLRFLQGAYGDLITLLTAHRALAEEATAAGLAVGPVAALWEGVDADFVLEEVPRAVAQALEGVERVSEIVRAMKEFSHPGGTDPVPVDLNRAIENTAAVSRNEWKYVADLAFDLDPALPPVPCLVGEIQQVLLNLVVNAAHAIADAAPDSGDRGRILVRTRVHEDVVEIRVQDSGTGIPLAVQPRIFDPFFTTKEVGRGTGQGLAIARDVVVRKHRGTLTFETEPGHGSTFIVRLPLHPDDDLRERG; from the coding sequence ATGGCGGTTGGCGAACAGGCACCGGACACCGGTCCGGCAGTGGCGGAACGGCACGGGCCGGGCGATCCGCTCTGCGCCACCGACCTGCTGCGCCTGCTGGCCGACAGCCTCCCCGCGGCGGTTTTCGTGAAGGACCTGCAGGGACGGTACCGGCTGGTGAATCGCGCCGCGGCCGCGGCCAGCCACCGGTCGGCCGCGGAGATGATCGGTTCCACGGACGAGGAGCTGTTCCCGACCGCCGTGGCCACGCGGCTCCGGGCCTATGACGCGGAGACCCTCCGCGCCGCCCGCACCGAGACCGTGGAGGAGACCGTGGCGGCCGAGGGCGGCATGGTGCGCCACCTGGTCACCAAGATCCCCTGCCGGGACGCGGCCGGCGGGCTCGCCGGGCTGCTGTGCATCGCCCGTGACATCACGGTCCGGGGCACGGCGCCGGGGCCCGCCCGCCCCGAGACGGCCCGGCTCACCGGCATCATCGACCTGCAGCAGGCGGTGCTCACCGCCGGGCTCGAGCCCGACGAGGTCATGCAGCGCATCGCCGACTCCGCGCGGGACCTGCTGGCCGCCTCGGGCGCGGCCGTCCTGATGGAAGACGCCGGCGACCTCGTCTTCCGGTCCACCAGCGGCATCGCCACCCGGGTGCAGGGGATGCGGGTCCCCGTGGCGGGGAGCCTGGCCGGCGACACCCTCGCGCACGGCCTGCCGGCGCGCTCCGACGACACCGAGGCCGACGCCCGGGTGCACCGGGCGACGACGCGGACGCTGGGCAGCCGTTCGATCCTCACCGTCCCGCTGCGCGACGGGCGACGGTCGATCGGCGTCCTGACCGTGATGCACCTGGACCCTGCCGCCTTCAGTGACGCGGACGAGCAGGCGCTGCTGCTGATCGGGGGCATGCTGAGCGCCGCCCTGGCCCGTGCGCTCTCGTTCGACGCCAACCGTCGGCTGCTCGAGGAGCGGACCGCCACGCTCTCCGCGCTGCGTGGCAGCGAGGAGCGGCTGCAGTCGGCCATGCGCGCGGCCCGGATCGGCGTGTGGGACTGGGACCTCCAGCGCCAGGAGATCACCTGGCTCGGCGAGCACGCCTCCCTGTTCGGCTTCGGTCCCGGCGAATTCGACGGCGGCTACGAGACCTTCATGGCGCGGGTGCATCCCGAGGACCGCGCCGGGCTCGACCGGGCCATCACCGCCGCCATCACCGGGCTCACCGAGTACACCCACAGCTTCCGGGTGGTCTGGGGCGATGGCACGGTGCGCTGGCTGACGGGGCGGGGACAGGTGCATGGCGACGCGGACGGGACGCCGACCCGCATGGTGGGCGCGGTCACCGACATCACCGCCCGCCGGGCCCTGGAGCACCAGGTGCTGCAGGCGCAGAAGATCGAGGCGATCGGGCAGCTGGCCGCCGGGATCGCGCACGAGATCAACACGCCGACGCAGTACGTCGGCGACAACCTCCGCTTCCTCCAGGGCGCCTACGGCGACCTCATCACCCTGCTCACCGCCCACCGGGCCCTGGCCGAGGAGGCGACGGCGGCCGGGCTGGCCGTCGGGCCGGTGGCCGCGCTGTGGGAGGGGGTCGACGCCGACTTCGTCCTCGAGGAGGTGCCCCGCGCGGTGGCGCAGGCGCTCGAGGGCGTGGAGCGGGTCAGCGAGATCGTGCGGGCCATGAAGGAGTTCAGCCACCCCGGCGGCACCGACCCCGTCCCGGTGGACCTCAACCGCGCCATCGAGAACACCGCGGCGGTGTCCCGCAATGAATGGAAGTACGTGGCGGACCTGGCCTTTGACCTGGACCCGGCGCTGCCGCCGGTGCCCTGCCTCGTGGGCGAGATCCAGCAGGTGCTGCTCAACCTGGTGGTGAACGCGGCGCACGCGATCGCGGACGCCGCCCCCGACTCGGGTGACCGGGGCCGGATCCTGGTCAGGACCCGGGTGCACGAGGACGTCGTGGAGATCCGGGTGCAGGACTCGGGCACCGGCATCCCCCTGGCGGTCCAGCCGCGGATCTTCGACCCCTTCTTCACCACCAAGGAGGTGGGGCGGGGCACCGGCCAGGGCCTTGCGATCGCCCGCGACGTCGTGGTGCGGAAGCACCGCGGCACGCTCACCTTCGAGACCGAGCCCGGCCACGGGTCCACGTTCATCGTGCGCCTGCCGCTGCACCCCGACGACGACCTCCGGGAGCGGGGATGA
- a CDS encoding response regulator: MAALSLAAPAMIRPAGGVPSQVGAALFEWVLWVPLFGLVRRVAMRAHRTRSAVEVAGLHLTAAVGLSALHTGISVAAWWLAGWLPAGLGLGAAALRLGLDQAIGNGVAYGVLAAASHGLAYVSDLRRAEEELRKSQEQLFQSQKMEAVGRLAGGVAHDFNNLLTVIGNYTALVLDDMPDDDPRRQDLLEVHRASDRAAGLTRQLLAFSRRQVMKPRAIDLAGAANEMAGMLRRLIGEDIQLVVKPRPGTGRAEADPVQVEQILLNLVVNARDAIQGPGTVTIETANADLDHEFARLHQGARPGSYIMLAVGDTGSGMDRETQRRIFEPFFTTKPVGKGTGLGLSTVYGIVKQSGGYIAVYSEPGHGSVFRVYLPRAGAEQPTPLIPGMVPAPAGSALGTILVVEDEDTVRELVRKVLERRGFRIHSAANGHAALELAARLREPIHLLLTDVVMPELNGRELVERLKLSHPGLQVVFMSGYTDDALASRGALGPEVRFLAKPFATRDLLKTVQEALDAGAVADQPA; the protein is encoded by the coding sequence ATGGCTGCGCTGTCCCTGGCGGCGCCGGCCATGATCCGGCCCGCCGGGGGCGTCCCGTCCCAGGTGGGCGCCGCGCTGTTCGAGTGGGTGCTGTGGGTGCCGCTGTTCGGGCTGGTCCGGCGCGTCGCCATGCGGGCACATCGCACCAGGTCGGCCGTCGAGGTCGCGGGGTTGCACCTGACGGCGGCGGTGGGCCTGAGCGCGCTGCACACGGGGATCAGCGTGGCGGCTTGGTGGCTGGCCGGGTGGCTCCCGGCCGGGCTGGGCCTCGGAGCCGCCGCGCTGCGGCTCGGGCTGGACCAGGCCATCGGCAACGGCGTCGCCTACGGCGTGCTGGCCGCGGCCAGCCATGGGCTGGCGTACGTCTCGGACCTGCGCCGGGCGGAGGAGGAGCTCCGGAAGAGCCAGGAGCAGCTGTTCCAGTCGCAGAAGATGGAGGCGGTGGGGCGGCTGGCGGGGGGCGTGGCGCATGACTTCAACAACCTGCTCACCGTCATCGGCAACTACACCGCGCTGGTGCTGGACGACATGCCCGACGACGACCCGCGGCGCCAGGACCTGCTGGAGGTGCACCGCGCCAGCGACCGCGCCGCCGGCCTCACCCGGCAGCTGCTCGCCTTCAGCCGCCGGCAGGTGATGAAGCCGCGCGCCATCGACCTGGCCGGCGCCGCCAACGAGATGGCGGGCATGCTCCGCCGGCTGATCGGCGAGGACATCCAGCTGGTGGTCAAACCGCGGCCCGGCACCGGCCGGGCGGAGGCGGACCCGGTGCAGGTGGAGCAGATCCTGCTCAACCTGGTGGTGAACGCGCGCGACGCGATCCAGGGGCCGGGCACCGTGACGATCGAGACGGCCAACGCCGACCTCGACCATGAGTTCGCCCGGCTGCACCAGGGCGCCCGCCCCGGCTCATACATCATGCTCGCCGTCGGCGACACCGGCTCCGGCATGGACCGGGAGACGCAGCGCCGGATCTTCGAGCCGTTCTTCACCACCAAGCCGGTCGGCAAGGGCACCGGGCTCGGGCTCTCGACGGTGTACGGGATCGTCAAGCAGAGTGGCGGCTACATCGCGGTCTACAGCGAGCCCGGGCACGGCAGCGTGTTCCGGGTGTACCTGCCCCGCGCCGGCGCGGAGCAGCCCACGCCGCTCATCCCCGGGATGGTGCCGGCCCCCGCCGGGAGCGCCCTGGGCACGATCCTCGTGGTGGAAGACGAGGACACGGTGCGCGAACTGGTGCGCAAGGTCCTCGAGCGGCGCGGCTTCCGGATCCACAGCGCCGCCAACGGGCACGCCGCCCTCGAGCTCGCCGCGCGCCTCCGCGAGCCGATCCACCTCCTCCTCACCGATGTGGTCATGCCCGAGCTCAACGGGCGGGAGCTGGTGGAGCGGCTCAAGCTCTCCCACCCGGGACTCCAGGTGGTCTTCATGTCCGGCTACACCGACGACGCCCTGGCCAGCCGCGGCGCGCTGGGCCCCGAGGTCCGGTTCCTGGCCAAGCCGTTCGCCACCCGGGACCTGCTCAAGACCGTGCAGGAGGCGCTGGACGCGGGGGCCGTCGCGGACCAGCCGGCGTAG
- a CDS encoding glutamine synthetase III produces MRQRLPKDVFKRLIKTIDQGAPLDHSVADVVANAMKDWAIENGATHYTHWFQPLTGLTAEKHDSLISPDGQGGVIFNFSGDELVQGEPDASSFPSGGLRATFEARGYTAWDVTSPAFLVRGTGTVTLVIPTAFVSWTGEALDTKIPLLRSMEALSQQALRILSIFGTSHGATRVFTTVGPEQEYFLIDRELFWQRPDLVICNRTLFGTRPPKGQQLEDQYFGTIPARVLACMAEVERELWALGVPVKTRHNEVAPAQYEIAPIFEMSQLGSDHQMLTMETLRRVAPRHGLAAILHEKPFAGVNGSGKHNNWSMATDKGHNLLDPQDDTHTNLQFLVFLCSVIRAVDLHAELLRGSIASAANDHRLGANEAPPAIISIFLGDMLQDILDQVEKGQLKRTLKGGVIDLGARTLPTLPRHSGDRNRTSPFAFTGNKFEFRAVGSSQTIAWPNTVLNTIVAESLDVVATELERAVGKNPTPARVQSAAMALLKKLVKQHKRVIFGGDGYSQAWHDEAEQRGLPHLHDTVDSLAALKARKYSDLFKKYGVLNKSEYDSRLLIAYEKYNKELTIEAETMSTLGRTHILPAALQHQRRVADAAAATEAAGVKCHDTVAALGQFVNLVSRFQESLAALEKVAGHHDDDPAKHAAWIRDKVKPAMAQVRTYADALESHVADDLWPLPSYREMLFLK; encoded by the coding sequence ATGCGCCAGCGGCTCCCCAAGGACGTCTTCAAGCGCCTGATCAAGACGATCGACCAGGGCGCACCCCTCGATCACAGCGTCGCCGACGTGGTGGCGAACGCCATGAAGGACTGGGCGATCGAGAACGGGGCGACGCACTACACCCACTGGTTCCAGCCGCTGACCGGCCTGACGGCCGAGAAGCATGACAGCCTGATCTCTCCGGACGGCCAGGGCGGGGTGATCTTCAACTTCTCCGGCGACGAGCTGGTGCAGGGCGAGCCTGACGCCTCGAGCTTCCCGTCGGGCGGGCTGCGCGCCACCTTCGAGGCCCGCGGCTACACCGCCTGGGACGTGACCAGCCCGGCCTTCCTGGTGCGGGGCACCGGCACGGTCACGCTGGTGATCCCCACGGCGTTCGTCTCGTGGACCGGCGAGGCCCTCGACACCAAGATCCCGCTCCTCCGCAGCATGGAGGCGCTGTCGCAGCAGGCGCTGCGCATCCTCAGCATCTTCGGCACCAGCCATGGCGCCACCCGGGTGTTCACCACGGTGGGACCGGAGCAGGAGTACTTCCTGATCGACCGGGAGCTGTTCTGGCAGCGCCCGGACCTGGTCATCTGCAACCGGACGCTCTTCGGCACCCGGCCGCCCAAGGGCCAGCAGCTCGAGGACCAGTACTTCGGCACCATCCCGGCGCGGGTGCTCGCCTGCATGGCGGAGGTGGAGCGGGAGCTGTGGGCGCTGGGCGTGCCGGTGAAGACCCGCCACAACGAGGTGGCGCCGGCGCAGTACGAGATCGCGCCGATCTTCGAGATGAGCCAGCTCGGCAGCGACCACCAGATGCTGACCATGGAGACGCTGCGCCGGGTGGCGCCGCGCCACGGGCTGGCGGCGATCCTGCACGAGAAGCCCTTCGCGGGCGTGAACGGCTCGGGCAAGCACAACAACTGGTCGATGGCCACCGACAAGGGCCACAACCTGCTCGACCCGCAGGACGACACCCACACCAACCTGCAGTTCCTGGTGTTCCTCTGCTCGGTGATCCGGGCCGTCGACCTCCATGCCGAGCTGCTGCGCGGCTCGATCGCCTCGGCGGCGAATGACCACCGGCTCGGCGCCAACGAGGCCCCGCCGGCGATCATCTCGATCTTCCTCGGCGACATGCTGCAGGACATCCTCGACCAGGTGGAGAAGGGCCAGCTCAAGCGGACCCTCAAGGGCGGCGTGATCGACCTGGGCGCCCGGACCCTGCCCACCCTGCCGCGGCACTCCGGCGACCGCAACCGCACCAGCCCGTTCGCGTTCACCGGCAACAAGTTCGAGTTCCGCGCGGTGGGCTCCAGCCAGACGATCGCCTGGCCCAACACGGTGCTCAACACGATCGTGGCCGAGTCGCTCGACGTGGTGGCCACCGAGCTGGAGCGGGCCGTCGGCAAGAACCCGACCCCGGCCCGGGTGCAGTCGGCCGCCATGGCGCTGCTCAAGAAGCTGGTCAAGCAGCACAAGCGGGTGATCTTCGGCGGCGACGGCTACTCCCAGGCCTGGCACGATGAGGCCGAGCAGCGCGGCCTGCCGCACCTGCATGACACCGTGGATTCGCTCGCGGCGCTCAAGGCCCGGAAGTACTCCGACCTGTTCAAGAAGTACGGCGTGCTCAACAAGTCCGAGTACGACAGCCGGCTCCTGATCGCCTACGAGAAGTACAACAAGGAGCTGACCATCGAGGCCGAGACGATGAGCACGCTCGGCCGCACCCACATCCTGCCGGCCGCGCTGCAGCACCAGCGGCGGGTGGCCGACGCGGCCGCGGCCACCGAGGCGGCCGGGGTCAAGTGCCACGATACCGTGGCCGCGCTGGGGCAGTTCGTGAACCTGGTCTCCCGCTTCCAGGAGTCGCTGGCGGCGCTGGAGAAGGTGGCCGGCCACCACGACGACGACCCGGCCAAGCACGCGGCCTGGATCCGCGACAAGGTGAAGCCCGCCATGGCGCAGGTCCGGACCTACGCCGACGCGCTCGAGAGCCACGTGGCCGACGACCTGTGGCCGCTGCCCTCCTACCGCGAGATGCTGTTCCTCAAGTAG